A single window of Aphidius gifuensis isolate YNYX2018 linkage group LG1, ASM1490517v1, whole genome shotgun sequence DNA harbors:
- the LOC122860801 gene encoding probable beta-hexosaminidase fdl isoform X3 — translation MLTTTLITIGKKLLRTRWKKMIGGLPSGWMRKALLFLVLITGILLIAMYAHTPPLVSLQPFTPRRSLQTPWSWVCVSGRCEKRAVKSSKISFATCNAICGGNTRLLWPRPTGDIILEEDSATIHIQQIEFVTINTPNSDVKTLLEQAKSVFIDNIKSLIKIPNGKSQSTIDSFTIYLTATTKKDSKLTLDTDESYKLNVGKNGKKIEAHIIAESYQGVRHGLETLSQTFWWDYTISRQGGLQVLTNIKITDKPMYHYRGLLIDTGRQYFNIEQLKNVIDGMAASKLNTFHWHISDSQSFPYDSKIFPQMARWGAFSKDEIYTPDDIKDIVYYAKIRGIRILIEIDSPAHAGEGWQWGNDYGFGELSLCVNQEPWSSYCGEPNCGQLNPINEYSYRVLESLYKELLDITEVRDIIHIGGDEVNLDCWSQYSSITTAMQTMNITDLHSLWGDFEMKIHQRIIRANRDINPKKVIIWSSPLTKRPWLTTYFDKKIHVIQSWGGSNWPETGDLLDDGYQVILSHVDAWYLDCGFGKWREIGEAACGEYRTWQTVYNHRPWKDYPNAGHLILGGEVALWSEQIGKNSLGPRLWPRASAFAERLWSDLPTNSFVTEENIYTRLSSHMDLLKSRGIKTEAMWPQWCSQNPGKCL, via the exons atgttaacaACTACTCTAATCaccattggaaaaaaattattacgaaCAAG gtggaaaaaaatgattggGGGACTTCCCAGTGGCTGGATGAGGAAAGCCCTCCTCTTCCTTGTCCTCATCACTGGTATCCTCTTAATTGCCATGTATGCTCATACACCACCACTTGTTTCTCTACAACCATTTACACCAAGacg gtCATTACAAACACCATGGTCATGGGTATGTGTATCTGGTAGATGTGAAAAACGAGCtgttaaatcatcaaaaatatcatttgcAACATGTAATGCTATTTGTGGTGGTAATACAAGATTATTATGGCCAAGACCAACTGGTGATATTATACTTGAAGAAGATTCAGCAACAATTCACATAcaacaaattgaatttgtCACAATAAATACACCAAATTCAGATGTTAAAACACTTCTTGAACAGGCAAAATCTGTTTttattg ataatataaaatcattgataaaaataccaaatggTAAATCACAATCAACAATTGATagttttacaatatatttaacagcaacaacaaaaaaagattcaaAATTAACACTTGATACTGATgaatcatataaattaaatgttggtaaaaatggtaaaaaaattgaagctcATATTATTGCTGAAAGTTATCAAGGTGTACGTCATGGTCTTGAAACATTAAGTCAAACATTTTGGTGGGATTATACAATTAGTCGTCAGGGTGGATTGCAGGTgttaacaaatattaaaataacagaTAAACCAATGTATCATTATCGtggtttattaattgatactggtagacaatattttaatattgaacaattaaaaaatgtaattgatGGTATGGCTGCATCAAAGTTAAATACATTTCATTGGCATATAAGTGATTCACAATCATTTCCATatgattcaaaaatatttccacAAATGGCTAGATGGGGTGCATTTAGTAAAGATGAAATATATACACCAGATGATATTAaagatattgtttattatgcTAAAATACGTGGTATtagaatattaattgaaattgattCACCAGCACATGCCGGTGAAGGTTGGCAATGGGGTAATGATTATGGTTTTGGTGAATTATCATTATGTGTTAATCAAGAACCATGGTCATCATATTGTGGTGAGCCAAATTGTGGACAATTAAAtccaataaatgaatattcatATCGTGTACTTGAATCATTGTATAAAGAATTATTAGATATTACTGAAGTTAGAGATATAATACACATTGGTGGTGATGAAGTTAATTTAGATTGCTGGTCACAATATAGCTCAATAACAACAGCAATGCAAACAATGAATATAACTGATTTACATTCATTATGGGGtgattttgaaatgaaaatacatcAACGTATTATACGAGCAAATCGTGATATTAATCctaaaaaagttataatatgGAGTTCACCATTAACTAAAAGACCATGGTTAACaacatattttgataaaaaaatacatgttatacAATCATGGGGTGGTTCAAATTGGCCAGAAACTGGTGATTTACTTGATGATGGTTATCAAGTTATATTATCACATGTTGATGCATGGTATTTGGATTGTGGTTTTGGTAAATGGCGTGAAATTGGTGAAGCTGCATGTGGTGAATATAGAACTTGGCAAACTGTTTATAATCATAGACCATGGAAAGATTATCCAAATGCTGGTCATTTAATTCTTGGTGGTGAAGTTGCATTGTGGAGTGAACAAATTGGTAAAAATTCACTTGGACCAAGATTATGGCCAAGAGCATCAGCATTTGCTGAAAGATTATG gagTGACTTACCAACAAATAGTTTTGTTactgaagaaaatatttatacaaggCTATCATCACATATGGATTTACTTAAATCACGTGGTATTAAAACAGAGGCCATGTGGCCACAATGGTGTTCACAAAATCCTGGTAAATGTCTTTGA
- the LOC122860804 gene encoding uncharacterized protein LOC122860804 isoform X1, translating to MTEVIMEKAGAMINSCLNIIVQVPLGQTFFRLVDRSLWIIEKSAQWSLPNHEIPSDENGKSFKQMELVRPLPWIFFLPTLVVLRLIRISWNIAASIVGFYKIEPSDIVKFLQKSRRRLRAIKSNAIKTTRHKRSGSLQTKANLRFSNVNTSLLRKIQRALSSLSCFDASKNLQLSPPTTRIQVRLNEMATTPEEKTTEPIIQDIQKKKYNQVNDPTDESDDETINKKHDRLTVDNNYDNHNLNTDNVSNAEISADDENEENDCSDGEIDDLQKDVLRNTDNDEISESDLTSFVGYNVNFDNKKVEHRIDGDLTKMMLSMENKEFYSPIKNQEDGDTTFYSPISSQSASPECLSPTTTNVNYHTIDKISIYENGEDQIDVIDIIDSDFLDKSNGHDKINKQNDQTILKPIPKNKRGGFGNRKKK from the exons atg ACTGAGGTTATTATGGAAAAAGCTGGAGCAATGATAAATTCATgtctaaatattattgtacaaGTACCACTTGGTCAAACATTTTTTCGTCTGGTTGATCGTTCACTCTGGATCATTGAAAAATCAGCACAATGGAGTTTGCCAAATCATGAAATTCCATCTGATGAAAATGGCAAATCATTTAAACAAATGGAACTTGTTAGACCATTACCatggatattttttcttcCTACACTTGTTGTTCTTAGATTAATAAGAATAAGTTGGAACATTGCTGCATCTATTGttggattttataaaattgaaccAAGTGATATT gtaaaatttttgcaaaaaagtCGTAGAAGATTACGTGCAATCAAATCAAATgcaattaaaacaacaagaCATAAAAGATCAGGAAGTTTACAGACG AAAGCAAATTTACGtttttcaaatgtaaataCAAGTTTATTACGTAAAATTCAAAGAGCATTGTCCAGTCTTTCTTGTTTTGAtgcatcaaaaaatttacaattatcacCACCAACAACTAGAATTCAAGTACGCTTAAATGAAATG GCTACAACACCAGAAGAAAAAACAACAGAGCCAATAATTCaagatattcaaaaaaaaaagtataatcaAGTTAATGATCCAACTGATGAATCTGATGATGAgacaatcaataaaaaacatgatcGTTTAACAGTGGATAATAACTATgataatcataatttaaat aCAGATAATGTTTCAAACGCAGAGATAAGTGcagatgatgaaaatgaagaaaatgatTGTTCAGATGgtgaaattgatgatttacaaaaagatgtttTGAGAAATACTGATAACGATGAAATAAGTGAAAGTGATTTAACATCATTTGTTGgatataatgttaattttgataacaaaAAG gtTGAGCATAGAATTGATGGTGATTTAACAAAAATGATGTtatcaatggaaaataaagaattttataGTCCGATTAAAAATCAAGAAGATGGTGATACAACATTTTATTCACCAATCAGTTCACAAAGTGCAAGTCCAGAGTGTTTAAGTCCAACTACAACAAATGTTAATTATC atacaATTGACAAGATTTCAATTTACGAAAATGGAGAAGATCAAATTGatgttattgatattattg attcagATTTTTTGGATAAAAGTAATGgtcatgataaaataaacaaacaaaatgatCAAACAATACTTAAACcaataccaaaaaataaacgtGGCGGTTTTGGTaatcgtaaaaaaaagtaa
- the LOC122860805 gene encoding uncharacterized protein LOC122860805, with protein MIMSMRRIAVLAAVHSSQLNNTPGYNSTSNNHGKTNRYDNEMHENVNVLLGGAMMSGLIFMIVFICYCCHRNVNKQRPHEYTNYWRPEPEIQNLEIFTMDSHAMGRFLGAPQCWEQNGPDDLPTTMSLPCIVNTGPPPSYESLIFNSNKNMKKLIDRKESSSGNDSTVCTLSTVDDNENCCQQLNNLKKEDDEELPSYETALKLEANGYV; from the exons atgaTAATGTCTATGAGGAGAATCGCCGTTTTGGCAGCAGTACATTCATCCCAACTGAATAATACACCTGGTTACAATTCGACAAGTAATAATCATGGAAAAACCAACAGATACGATAACGAAATGCATGAAAATGTCAACGTGCTTCTTGGagg tgcaATGATGAGTGGACTTATATTtatgattgtatttatttgttattgttgtcaTCGTAATGTTAATAAACAACGACCACATGAGTATACAAATTACTGGAGACCAGAACcagaaattcaaaatttagaaatatttacaATGGATTCACATGCaatg ggaaGATTTTTGGGTGCACCACAATGTTGGGAACAAAATGGTCCAGATGATTTACCAACAACAATGTCATTACCATGTATTGTCAACACTGGACCACCACCATCATAtgaaagtttaatatttaatagtaataaaaatatgaaaaaattaattgatagaaAAGAATCATCATCAGGTAATGATAGTACAGTATGTACACTATCAACAGttgatgacaatgaaaattgttgtcaacaattaaataatttaaaaaaagaagacgATGAAGAACTTCCTTCTTATGAAACAGCACTTAAACTTGAGGCAAATGGTtacgtttaa
- the LOC122860801 gene encoding probable beta-hexosaminidase fdl isoform X2: protein MIGGLPSGWMRKALLFLVLITGILLIAMYAHTPPLVSLQPFTPRRLKQLQGPIHNELRFDNETNSEIEAKLNDLKNNKRSLQTPWSWVCVSGRCEKRAVKSSKISFATCNAICGGNTRLLWPRPTGDIILEEDSATIHIQQIEFVTINTPNSDVKTLLEQAKSVFIDNIKSLIKIPNGKSQSTIDSFTIYLTATTKKDSKLTLDTDESYKLNVGKNGKKIEAHIIAESYQGVRHGLETLSQTFWWDYTISRQGGLQVLTNIKITDKPMYHYRGLLIDTGRQYFNIEQLKNVIDGMAASKLNTFHWHISDSQSFPYDSKIFPQMARWGAFSKDEIYTPDDIKDIVYYAKIRGIRILIEIDSPAHAGEGWQWGNDYGFGELSLCVNQEPWSSYCGEPNCGQLNPINEYSYRVLESLYKELLDITEVRDIIHIGGDEVNLDCWSQYSSITTAMQTMNITDLHSLWGDFEMKIHQRIIRANRDINPKKVIIWSSPLTKRPWLTTYFDKKIHVIQSWGGSNWPETGDLLDDGYQVILSHVDAWYLDCGFGKWREIGEAACGEYRTWQTVYNHRPWKDYPNAGHLILGGEVALWSEQIGKNSLGPRLWPRASAFAERLWSDLPTNSFVTEENIYTRLSSHMDLLKSRGIKTEAMWPQWCSQNPGKCL, encoded by the exons atgattggGGGACTTCCCAGTGGCTGGATGAGGAAAGCCCTCCTCTTCCTTGTCCTCATCACTGGTATCCTCTTAATTGCCATGTATGCTCATACACCACCACTTGTTTCTCTACAACCATTTACACCAAGacg cTTGAAGCAGTTGCAAGGACCAATCCATAATGAACTGAGATTTGATAACGAGACGAATTCGGAGATCGAGGCTAAattgaatgatttaaaaaacaacaagag gtCATTACAAACACCATGGTCATGGGTATGTGTATCTGGTAGATGTGAAAAACGAGCtgttaaatcatcaaaaatatcatttgcAACATGTAATGCTATTTGTGGTGGTAATACAAGATTATTATGGCCAAGACCAACTGGTGATATTATACTTGAAGAAGATTCAGCAACAATTCACATAcaacaaattgaatttgtCACAATAAATACACCAAATTCAGATGTTAAAACACTTCTTGAACAGGCAAAATCTGTTTttattg ataatataaaatcattgataaaaataccaaatggTAAATCACAATCAACAATTGATagttttacaatatatttaacagcaacaacaaaaaaagattcaaAATTAACACTTGATACTGATgaatcatataaattaaatgttggtaaaaatggtaaaaaaattgaagctcATATTATTGCTGAAAGTTATCAAGGTGTACGTCATGGTCTTGAAACATTAAGTCAAACATTTTGGTGGGATTATACAATTAGTCGTCAGGGTGGATTGCAGGTgttaacaaatattaaaataacagaTAAACCAATGTATCATTATCGtggtttattaattgatactggtagacaatattttaatattgaacaattaaaaaatgtaattgatGGTATGGCTGCATCAAAGTTAAATACATTTCATTGGCATATAAGTGATTCACAATCATTTCCATatgattcaaaaatatttccacAAATGGCTAGATGGGGTGCATTTAGTAAAGATGAAATATATACACCAGATGATATTAaagatattgtttattatgcTAAAATACGTGGTATtagaatattaattgaaattgattCACCAGCACATGCCGGTGAAGGTTGGCAATGGGGTAATGATTATGGTTTTGGTGAATTATCATTATGTGTTAATCAAGAACCATGGTCATCATATTGTGGTGAGCCAAATTGTGGACAATTAAAtccaataaatgaatattcatATCGTGTACTTGAATCATTGTATAAAGAATTATTAGATATTACTGAAGTTAGAGATATAATACACATTGGTGGTGATGAAGTTAATTTAGATTGCTGGTCACAATATAGCTCAATAACAACAGCAATGCAAACAATGAATATAACTGATTTACATTCATTATGGGGtgattttgaaatgaaaatacatcAACGTATTATACGAGCAAATCGTGATATTAATCctaaaaaagttataatatgGAGTTCACCATTAACTAAAAGACCATGGTTAACaacatattttgataaaaaaatacatgttatacAATCATGGGGTGGTTCAAATTGGCCAGAAACTGGTGATTTACTTGATGATGGTTATCAAGTTATATTATCACATGTTGATGCATGGTATTTGGATTGTGGTTTTGGTAAATGGCGTGAAATTGGTGAAGCTGCATGTGGTGAATATAGAACTTGGCAAACTGTTTATAATCATAGACCATGGAAAGATTATCCAAATGCTGGTCATTTAATTCTTGGTGGTGAAGTTGCATTGTGGAGTGAACAAATTGGTAAAAATTCACTTGGACCAAGATTATGGCCAAGAGCATCAGCATTTGCTGAAAGATTATG gagTGACTTACCAACAAATAGTTTTGTTactgaagaaaatatttatacaaggCTATCATCACATATGGATTTACTTAAATCACGTGGTATTAAAACAGAGGCCATGTGGCCACAATGGTGTTCACAAAATCCTGGTAAATGTCTTTGA
- the LOC122860801 gene encoding probable beta-hexosaminidase fdl isoform X1 produces the protein MLTTTLITIGKKLLRTRWKKMIGGLPSGWMRKALLFLVLITGILLIAMYAHTPPLVSLQPFTPRRLKQLQGPIHNELRFDNETNSEIEAKLNDLKNNKRSLQTPWSWVCVSGRCEKRAVKSSKISFATCNAICGGNTRLLWPRPTGDIILEEDSATIHIQQIEFVTINTPNSDVKTLLEQAKSVFIDNIKSLIKIPNGKSQSTIDSFTIYLTATTKKDSKLTLDTDESYKLNVGKNGKKIEAHIIAESYQGVRHGLETLSQTFWWDYTISRQGGLQVLTNIKITDKPMYHYRGLLIDTGRQYFNIEQLKNVIDGMAASKLNTFHWHISDSQSFPYDSKIFPQMARWGAFSKDEIYTPDDIKDIVYYAKIRGIRILIEIDSPAHAGEGWQWGNDYGFGELSLCVNQEPWSSYCGEPNCGQLNPINEYSYRVLESLYKELLDITEVRDIIHIGGDEVNLDCWSQYSSITTAMQTMNITDLHSLWGDFEMKIHQRIIRANRDINPKKVIIWSSPLTKRPWLTTYFDKKIHVIQSWGGSNWPETGDLLDDGYQVILSHVDAWYLDCGFGKWREIGEAACGEYRTWQTVYNHRPWKDYPNAGHLILGGEVALWSEQIGKNSLGPRLWPRASAFAERLWSDLPTNSFVTEENIYTRLSSHMDLLKSRGIKTEAMWPQWCSQNPGKCL, from the exons atgttaacaACTACTCTAATCaccattggaaaaaaattattacgaaCAAG gtggaaaaaaatgattggGGGACTTCCCAGTGGCTGGATGAGGAAAGCCCTCCTCTTCCTTGTCCTCATCACTGGTATCCTCTTAATTGCCATGTATGCTCATACACCACCACTTGTTTCTCTACAACCATTTACACCAAGacg cTTGAAGCAGTTGCAAGGACCAATCCATAATGAACTGAGATTTGATAACGAGACGAATTCGGAGATCGAGGCTAAattgaatgatttaaaaaacaacaagag gtCATTACAAACACCATGGTCATGGGTATGTGTATCTGGTAGATGTGAAAAACGAGCtgttaaatcatcaaaaatatcatttgcAACATGTAATGCTATTTGTGGTGGTAATACAAGATTATTATGGCCAAGACCAACTGGTGATATTATACTTGAAGAAGATTCAGCAACAATTCACATAcaacaaattgaatttgtCACAATAAATACACCAAATTCAGATGTTAAAACACTTCTTGAACAGGCAAAATCTGTTTttattg ataatataaaatcattgataaaaataccaaatggTAAATCACAATCAACAATTGATagttttacaatatatttaacagcaacaacaaaaaaagattcaaAATTAACACTTGATACTGATgaatcatataaattaaatgttggtaaaaatggtaaaaaaattgaagctcATATTATTGCTGAAAGTTATCAAGGTGTACGTCATGGTCTTGAAACATTAAGTCAAACATTTTGGTGGGATTATACAATTAGTCGTCAGGGTGGATTGCAGGTgttaacaaatattaaaataacagaTAAACCAATGTATCATTATCGtggtttattaattgatactggtagacaatattttaatattgaacaattaaaaaatgtaattgatGGTATGGCTGCATCAAAGTTAAATACATTTCATTGGCATATAAGTGATTCACAATCATTTCCATatgattcaaaaatatttccacAAATGGCTAGATGGGGTGCATTTAGTAAAGATGAAATATATACACCAGATGATATTAaagatattgtttattatgcTAAAATACGTGGTATtagaatattaattgaaattgattCACCAGCACATGCCGGTGAAGGTTGGCAATGGGGTAATGATTATGGTTTTGGTGAATTATCATTATGTGTTAATCAAGAACCATGGTCATCATATTGTGGTGAGCCAAATTGTGGACAATTAAAtccaataaatgaatattcatATCGTGTACTTGAATCATTGTATAAAGAATTATTAGATATTACTGAAGTTAGAGATATAATACACATTGGTGGTGATGAAGTTAATTTAGATTGCTGGTCACAATATAGCTCAATAACAACAGCAATGCAAACAATGAATATAACTGATTTACATTCATTATGGGGtgattttgaaatgaaaatacatcAACGTATTATACGAGCAAATCGTGATATTAATCctaaaaaagttataatatgGAGTTCACCATTAACTAAAAGACCATGGTTAACaacatattttgataaaaaaatacatgttatacAATCATGGGGTGGTTCAAATTGGCCAGAAACTGGTGATTTACTTGATGATGGTTATCAAGTTATATTATCACATGTTGATGCATGGTATTTGGATTGTGGTTTTGGTAAATGGCGTGAAATTGGTGAAGCTGCATGTGGTGAATATAGAACTTGGCAAACTGTTTATAATCATAGACCATGGAAAGATTATCCAAATGCTGGTCATTTAATTCTTGGTGGTGAAGTTGCATTGTGGAGTGAACAAATTGGTAAAAATTCACTTGGACCAAGATTATGGCCAAGAGCATCAGCATTTGCTGAAAGATTATG gagTGACTTACCAACAAATAGTTTTGTTactgaagaaaatatttatacaaggCTATCATCACATATGGATTTACTTAAATCACGTGGTATTAAAACAGAGGCCATGTGGCCACAATGGTGTTCACAAAATCCTGGTAAATGTCTTTGA
- the LOC122860804 gene encoding AP2/ERF domain-containing protein PFD0985w isoform X2 gives MTEVIMEKAGAMINSCLNIIVQVPLGQTFFRLVDRSLWIIEKSAQWSLPNHEIPSDENGKSFKQMELVRPLPWIFFLPTLVVLRLIRISWNIAASIVGFYKIEPSDIVKFLQKSRRRLRAIKSNAIKTTRHKRSGSLQTATTPEEKTTEPIIQDIQKKKYNQVNDPTDESDDETINKKHDRLTVDNNYDNHNLNTDNVSNAEISADDENEENDCSDGEIDDLQKDVLRNTDNDEISESDLTSFVGYNVNFDNKKVEHRIDGDLTKMMLSMENKEFYSPIKNQEDGDTTFYSPISSQSASPECLSPTTTNVNYHTIDKISIYENGEDQIDVIDIIDSDFLDKSNGHDKINKQNDQTILKPIPKNKRGGFGNRKKK, from the exons atg ACTGAGGTTATTATGGAAAAAGCTGGAGCAATGATAAATTCATgtctaaatattattgtacaaGTACCACTTGGTCAAACATTTTTTCGTCTGGTTGATCGTTCACTCTGGATCATTGAAAAATCAGCACAATGGAGTTTGCCAAATCATGAAATTCCATCTGATGAAAATGGCAAATCATTTAAACAAATGGAACTTGTTAGACCATTACCatggatattttttcttcCTACACTTGTTGTTCTTAGATTAATAAGAATAAGTTGGAACATTGCTGCATCTATTGttggattttataaaattgaaccAAGTGATATT gtaaaatttttgcaaaaaagtCGTAGAAGATTACGTGCAATCAAATCAAATgcaattaaaacaacaagaCATAAAAGATCAGGAAGTTTACAGACG GCTACAACACCAGAAGAAAAAACAACAGAGCCAATAATTCaagatattcaaaaaaaaaagtataatcaAGTTAATGATCCAACTGATGAATCTGATGATGAgacaatcaataaaaaacatgatcGTTTAACAGTGGATAATAACTATgataatcataatttaaat aCAGATAATGTTTCAAACGCAGAGATAAGTGcagatgatgaaaatgaagaaaatgatTGTTCAGATGgtgaaattgatgatttacaaaaagatgtttTGAGAAATACTGATAACGATGAAATAAGTGAAAGTGATTTAACATCATTTGTTGgatataatgttaattttgataacaaaAAG gtTGAGCATAGAATTGATGGTGATTTAACAAAAATGATGTtatcaatggaaaataaagaattttataGTCCGATTAAAAATCAAGAAGATGGTGATACAACATTTTATTCACCAATCAGTTCACAAAGTGCAAGTCCAGAGTGTTTAAGTCCAACTACAACAAATGTTAATTATC atacaATTGACAAGATTTCAATTTACGAAAATGGAGAAGATCAAATTGatgttattgatattattg attcagATTTTTTGGATAAAAGTAATGgtcatgataaaataaacaaacaaaatgatCAAACAATACTTAAACcaataccaaaaaataaacgtGGCGGTTTTGGTaatcgtaaaaaaaagtaa